A segment of the Synergistaceae bacterium genome:
AAATTTCTATACCAGTCCATAGTGTTAAAAATTTCTTGAGCATTATAATTAATTATTCCTGCAATGCTCTCTATTATAGCAAGACCGAACGGAAAATCAGACGTGAAATATCTTGAGCTGAAATCAGGAATATAACCGCTATTAAATTTTATCATAGGAGAATATAATTTATTTAGGCTCGATATGCTTTTAATTTTGCGTGTTAATTCACTGGGCGTGCTGCTCTCGTAGTGAGTTCTTAGAGATTTTACTTCACAGAGATTTATATTTAATTTCTCGCTTAGAATTGCGCAAATTTCCTGTAACTCATTATCAAGCGCAAATAATAAACTTGATGACTCATCGTCCCAGCTGCCATAAAATAAAAAGTTTTCGGGATAAATAACGCCGTCATGATAATTCTTGAATAATACCCGCAATCTTGACGTGTGTAAAATCGGGTTGCTTGGAGTTAACGTTACATTTAAGTAATTCGGCAAAATATCACAGGGCATGTCAAAAATTTTCGAGATAAAATCAGCTATTTCCTTTGCGTGATAATTAGGAATTGAAGCAAGTTTTAATCTATCGCGCCTGCCTTGTACTCTGACTGAATGACCGTATTTAATAATTCTTGCGACTGCCGGAACTCTCTGCAGACCGAATAATACAGCACCCT
Coding sequences within it:
- a CDS encoding NAD/NADP octopine/nopaline dehydrogenase family protein; its protein translation is MNAAIIGGGNIGTYFAAVLSSNGVDVRIYTSRAQEWRENIETLSDEGIIYGQISLASDNISQVLRDCEIIFITHPASCFRGLDKLISPYIKTGVYLGIIPGTGGAEFQFINCVNKGAVLFGLQRVPAVARIIKYGHSVRVQGRRDRLKLASIPNYHAKEIADFISKIFDMPCDILPNYLNVTLTPSNPILHTSRLRVLFKNYHDGVIYPENFLFYGSWDDESSSLLFALDNELQEICAILSEKLNINLCEVKSLRTHYESSTPSELTRKIKSISSLNKLYSPMIKFNSGYIPDFSSRYFTSDFPFGLAIIESIAGIINYNAQEIFNTMDWYRN